The following are from one region of the Paenibacillus sp. KS-LC4 genome:
- a CDS encoding stage V sporulation protein D, producing the protein MKVSNVTVRRRLFMVLIFGIIAFAALGARLGYVQLWKGSELAEKAENSWRRDIPYMAKRGEIWDRNGVKLTYNVTSPTIWAIPAQIKDKRATADALAPLLDMKADELYGKINTKKSMLVQLRPGGRKMTLEKAQQVRELALPGIVAAEDNKRFYPFGSLAAHVLGFTGIDNQGLTGVEAKYNDELSGIQGNVSFLSDARGRQMPNSSDTYVEPKEGLTMQLTIDKQIQAIMERELDQAMAQHQPDQIMAIAMNPKSGEILGMASRPTYEPDKYKEVASEVYNRNLPIWMTYEPGSTFKIITLAAAIEEKKVNLTNERFYDPGAIEVGGARLRCWKKGGHGSQTFLEVVENSCNPGFVTLGQRLGKEKLFEYIKNFGFGTKTGIDIGGEENGIMFKLSRVGPVELATTAFGQGVSVTPIQQITAVSAAINGGTLYKPHVVKGWINPDTGETVDTVEPEAVRTVISEETSKAVREALESVVAKGTGRNAFIDGYRVGGKTGTAQKVVNGKYSPNEHIVSFIGFAPADDPELVIYVAVDNPQGIQFGGLVAAPIVRNMMEDALTVLQVPQREKQIGKVYKYGETPIVTVPNLIGKTVSDIYEDLNMNFNLSSAGTGPMVIRQAPAAGTRVDRGSTIRIYLGEEDDISHTH; encoded by the coding sequence ATGAAAGTATCAAATGTGACGGTGCGCCGTCGACTGTTTATGGTGCTTATTTTTGGAATCATTGCATTTGCCGCTTTAGGTGCGCGGTTAGGCTATGTCCAGCTTTGGAAGGGCAGCGAGTTGGCTGAAAAGGCGGAAAACTCATGGCGCAGGGACATTCCCTATATGGCAAAACGGGGAGAAATTTGGGACCGCAATGGCGTCAAGCTGACTTACAATGTCACCTCGCCTACCATTTGGGCGATTCCTGCACAAATTAAAGACAAGCGGGCGACGGCTGATGCGCTCGCACCGCTGCTGGATATGAAGGCAGATGAGCTGTATGGCAAAATCAATACGAAAAAATCAATGCTCGTCCAGCTCCGTCCCGGTGGCCGTAAAATGACGCTGGAAAAAGCGCAGCAGGTGCGGGAGCTCGCGCTTCCTGGCATTGTTGCCGCCGAGGACAATAAGCGTTTCTATCCCTTTGGCAGTTTGGCGGCACATGTGCTAGGCTTTACTGGCATAGACAACCAAGGATTGACTGGTGTGGAAGCGAAGTATAATGACGAGCTTAGCGGCATTCAAGGGAATGTCTCCTTTCTGTCGGATGCGCGCGGCAGGCAGATGCCCAATTCCTCGGATACCTATGTGGAGCCGAAGGAAGGGCTGACGATGCAGCTGACGATCGACAAGCAAATTCAGGCTATAATGGAGCGAGAGCTGGACCAAGCGATGGCTCAGCATCAGCCCGACCAAATTATGGCCATTGCAATGAATCCGAAAAGCGGCGAAATATTGGGAATGGCGAGCCGCCCGACCTATGAGCCGGATAAGTACAAGGAAGTTGCGTCTGAGGTGTACAATCGGAATTTGCCAATTTGGATGACCTATGAGCCGGGCTCGACATTTAAAATTATTACGCTCGCGGCAGCCATTGAAGAGAAGAAGGTCAATCTGACCAATGAGCGATTTTATGATCCGGGTGCAATAGAGGTTGGAGGCGCAAGGCTGCGCTGCTGGAAGAAGGGCGGCCACGGCAGCCAGACTTTTCTGGAAGTAGTTGAGAACTCCTGCAACCCGGGCTTTGTGACGCTTGGACAGCGGCTGGGCAAAGAAAAGCTGTTCGAATATATTAAAAATTTTGGCTTTGGCACAAAAACGGGCATTGATATTGGCGGCGAGGAGAACGGCATTATGTTTAAGCTGAGCCGGGTTGGACCAGTGGAGCTGGCGACGACCGCGTTTGGTCAAGGGGTCTCGGTTACACCGATTCAACAAATAACCGCAGTCTCGGCAGCTATAAATGGCGGAACGCTGTACAAGCCGCATGTAGTGAAGGGCTGGATTAATCCGGATACCGGGGAGACGGTGGACACCGTAGAGCCGGAGGCGGTGCGAACGGTCATTTCCGAGGAAACGTCGAAGGCGGTTCGGGAAGCGCTGGAAAGTGTCGTAGCGAAAGGAACGGGGCGAAATGCGTTTATTGATGGCTACCGCGTTGGCGGCAAGACTGGAACCGCGCAAAAGGTAGTGAACGGCAAATATTCGCCAAACGAGCATATCGTTTCCTTTATCGGCTTTGCCCCAGCGGATGATCCTGAGCTCGTCATCTATGTAGCGGTCGATAATCCGCAAGGCATTCAGTTCGGGGGCCTCGTTGCGGCGCCGATCGTGCGCAATATGATGGAGGATGCCTTGACGGTATTGCAGGTTCCGCAAAGAGAGAAGCAGATTGGCAAGGTGTATAAGTATGGCGAGACGCCGATTGTCACTGTGCCTAATCTAATTGGCAAGACGGTGTCTGATATTTATGAGGACTTGAATATGAACTTCAACCTTAGCTCGGCTGGAACGGGACCGATGGTTATTAGGCAGGCGCCCGCTGCCGGAACACGAGTAGACCGCGGCTCTACGATCCGTATCTATTTAGGCGAAGAGGATGATATATCTCATACGCATTGA
- a CDS encoding UDP-N-acetylmuramoyl-L-alanyl-D-glutamate--2,6-diaminopimelate ligase produces the protein MKLSELASRLITSKLIGSGDIEITSLETDSRAVQAGSLFICLPGHTVDGHDFAPQAAERGASAFVVERELPHIAAPQLIVGSSRHAMAVLADYFYQQPSSSLHLIGVTGTNGKTTTTYLIEQILNDQRKPAGVIGTVERRYAGITEPMSGTTPEALQLQRYLADMRDAGTQYCALEVSSHALEQGRVKGCRFRTAIFTNLTQDHLDYHGTMEHYAEAKGLFFSRLGNVYASDEAERSYAVLNADDPASEAFAKGTAADTIMYGIDHEADVRASCIQITAQGTSFHVDTFAGSADITLKMVGKFNVYNALAAISAALIEGIALEQIKASLEKMAGVPGRVESVSAGQSFAVIVDYAHTPDGLDNVLRAVKELAPPRIICVFGCGGDRDRTKRPIMGAIAAKYSDYAIITSDNPRTEDPELILRDVEAGLLQGNVDKSRYELLVDRHAAIQKAVEMASPGDVVLIAGKGHETYQIIGGVTHPFDDRLVAKEAIRGLLH, from the coding sequence ATGAAATTAAGCGAATTGGCAAGCAGATTAATTACCTCCAAGCTAATTGGCAGCGGTGATATAGAAATTACATCCCTTGAAACAGATTCACGCGCGGTGCAGGCGGGCAGCTTGTTTATTTGTTTGCCGGGCCACACAGTGGATGGGCATGACTTTGCTCCGCAAGCGGCGGAGCGCGGGGCGTCAGCCTTTGTAGTGGAGCGCGAGCTGCCGCATATTGCGGCTCCGCAGCTCATTGTAGGGAGCAGCCGCCATGCAATGGCGGTGCTTGCGGACTATTTTTATCAGCAGCCTAGCAGCTCCTTGCATTTGATTGGGGTTACCGGCACGAATGGAAAGACGACTACGACGTATTTGATTGAGCAAATACTGAACGACCAGCGCAAGCCAGCTGGTGTTATCGGTACGGTGGAGCGACGCTATGCGGGAATAACCGAACCGATGTCCGGCACGACGCCGGAGGCGCTCCAGCTTCAGCGTTATTTGGCAGACATGCGTGATGCCGGAACGCAATATTGCGCGCTGGAAGTATCCTCTCATGCGCTGGAGCAGGGCCGGGTGAAGGGCTGCCGCTTCCGCACGGCGATTTTTACGAACCTGACGCAGGATCATCTGGATTATCACGGCACGATGGAGCATTATGCTGAAGCGAAGGGGCTGTTTTTCTCGCGGCTTGGCAATGTGTATGCTAGTGACGAGGCGGAGCGCTCTTATGCGGTACTCAATGCGGATGACCCAGCCTCGGAGGCTTTTGCAAAAGGGACAGCTGCGGATACCATTATGTATGGAATTGATCATGAGGCGGATGTCCGTGCTTCGTGTATTCAGATTACGGCGCAGGGCACGTCGTTCCATGTCGATACCTTTGCGGGCAGCGCGGATATTACGCTCAAGATGGTCGGCAAATTTAATGTGTATAATGCGCTTGCAGCTATCAGTGCGGCATTAATTGAAGGCATCGCGCTAGAACAAATCAAGGCGAGTCTTGAGAAAATGGCCGGTGTGCCAGGTCGCGTGGAATCGGTAAGCGCTGGTCAAAGCTTTGCCGTTATCGTGGATTACGCCCATACGCCGGACGGGCTCGACAATGTGCTGCGCGCAGTTAAGGAGCTTGCGCCGCCGCGCATCATTTGCGTTTTTGGCTGCGGGGGTGACCGCGATCGGACGAAGCGTCCGATAATGGGGGCGATTGCTGCTAAATACAGCGATTATGCGATTATTACCTCGGATAATCCGCGTACGGAGGATCCTGAGCTCATTTTGCGGGACGTGGAAGCCGGGCTTTTGCAAGGGAATGTGGACAAGAGCCGCTATGAGCTGCTTGTCGATCGTCATGCCGCAATTCAAAAAGCGGTTGAAATGGCAAGCCCCGGCGATGTAGTATTGATTGCGGGGAAAGGTCATGAAACCTATCAAATTATTGGAGGCGTAACGCATCCGTTTGATGACCGACTAGTTGCGAAAGAAGCGATAAGGGGATTATTACATTGA
- the murF gene encoding UDP-N-acetylmuramoyl-tripeptide--D-alanyl-D-alanine ligase, translated as MIRRTLEQIGGMCKAEWKPSDSAVAITGAGTDSRKITAGQLFVPLVGDKFDGHDYVAQSLKDGAAAALWQRGHAIPPELADAPLLLVDDTLAALQALASSYRTELTGLRVVGITGSNGKTTTKDMVAAVLGTSLRVHKTAGNLNNHIGLPLMVLELDEQTEVAVLEMGMSGFGEIELLTQIARPDAAIITNIGDAHMLQLGSREGIAKAKLEIVSGLQPGGLLLYNGDEPLLVSGLGVTALPAGARLEAFGLMDGNQWTAANMNIDAVSATFELKVGKVSTQDEAAVQAANEAANAANTEAYAIPIPGKHNISNALAAIAIGYHFGISGERIRQGLSSLQLTGMRIQPVKAFNGAMILNDAYNANPTAVRAAIDLLESVNGFRKKWIVLGDMLELGPDEEQLHYETGVFITPAKADAVLTCGQLSRHTSRGVKSSFGTAADAVDIIHFEEKEKLAEWLKQQLQPADIVLVKGSRGMRMEQIVQALEVG; from the coding sequence TTGATTAGACGTACGCTTGAACAAATAGGCGGCATGTGCAAGGCGGAGTGGAAGCCGTCTGATTCCGCCGTTGCTATCACTGGCGCAGGAACTGATTCTCGTAAAATTACAGCGGGGCAGCTGTTCGTGCCGCTGGTGGGAGATAAATTCGATGGGCATGATTATGTAGCTCAATCGCTTAAGGATGGGGCTGCCGCTGCACTATGGCAGCGCGGCCATGCCATTCCGCCAGAGCTTGCAGACGCGCCTTTGCTTCTGGTTGATGATACGCTTGCAGCGCTTCAAGCGCTGGCGAGCAGCTATCGCACCGAGCTTACAGGGCTTCGTGTTGTGGGCATTACAGGCAGCAATGGAAAAACGACAACGAAGGATATGGTTGCCGCGGTTCTCGGCACCTCGCTTCGCGTGCACAAAACGGCAGGCAATCTGAACAATCACATTGGGCTGCCGCTGATGGTGCTTGAGCTGGATGAGCAGACGGAGGTAGCTGTGCTGGAAATGGGCATGAGCGGCTTTGGCGAAATCGAGCTGCTGACGCAAATCGCGCGGCCAGATGCTGCGATTATTACAAATATTGGGGATGCGCACATGCTTCAATTGGGCTCGCGCGAGGGCATCGCGAAAGCGAAGCTGGAAATTGTGTCTGGCTTACAGCCTGGCGGGCTGCTGCTGTATAACGGTGATGAGCCGCTTCTTGTCTCAGGCTTGGGCGTGACGGCGCTGCCAGCTGGAGCAAGATTGGAAGCTTTTGGCCTAATGGACGGAAATCAGTGGACAGCTGCGAATATGAATATAGACGCTGTATCGGCTACCTTTGAGCTAAAGGTCGGAAAAGTCAGCACACAAGATGAGGCAGCTGTGCAAGCAGCGAATGAAGCAGCTAACGCAGCTAATACAGAAGCTTATGCTATTCCTATTCCGGGCAAGCACAATATTAGCAATGCGCTGGCCGCTATTGCGATTGGTTACCATTTTGGAATCTCTGGGGAGCGGATTCGCCAGGGATTGTCCAGCTTACAGCTGACAGGCATGCGTATTCAGCCAGTGAAGGCTTTCAACGGCGCAATGATTTTGAATGATGCGTATAACGCGAATCCGACTGCGGTCAGGGCGGCCATTGATTTGCTGGAGAGCGTAAACGGCTTCCGCAAAAAATGGATCGTGCTTGGCGACATGCTTGAGCTGGGACCGGATGAGGAGCAGCTTCACTATGAGACGGGCGTATTTATTACGCCAGCGAAAGCGGATGCCGTGCTTACTTGCGGACAGCTGTCGCGTCATACGTCGCGCGGGGTGAAGAGCAGCTTTGGCACTGCGGCAGACGCAGTGGACATTATTCATTTTGAAGAGAAAGAAAAGCTGGCGGAGTGGCTTAAACAGCAGCTTCAGCCTGCGGATATTGTGCTGGTCAAAGGCTCGCGCGGTATGCGTATGGAACAGATTGTCCAAGCTTTAGAGGTGGGGTGA
- the mraY gene encoding phospho-N-acetylmuramoyl-pentapeptide-transferase has protein sequence MDMMIILFTLGLSFLLAALLGPICIPVLKRMKFGQQIRTDGPQSHLKKSGTPTMGGIIIMLALLIAFLNFADKTADFWVLLTASLGFGLVGFLDDYIKIVFKRSLGLTARQKLFGQLLFSIIVCAQLYQMHHSTEIIVPGTSWSFDMGWFYYPFVVIIMFAASNSVNFTDGLDGLLAGTSAIAFGAFTIVALQVSAYGSAIFSAAMIGAVLGFLIYNAYPAKVFMGDAGSLGIGGGIAAVAILTKMELLLILIGGIFVLEMLSVILQVGSFKLRGKRIFKMSPIHHHFELSGWSEWRVVSTFWAVGLVFAVLSLLLIRVF, from the coding sequence ATGGACATGATGATTATTTTATTCACACTAGGCCTATCTTTTTTGCTCGCGGCACTGCTTGGGCCCATTTGCATTCCCGTGCTGAAACGCATGAAATTTGGTCAGCAAATACGCACAGATGGACCGCAAAGCCATTTGAAAAAAAGCGGCACACCGACGATGGGCGGCATCATTATTATGCTGGCGCTGCTCATAGCCTTTTTGAATTTTGCTGATAAAACAGCGGATTTCTGGGTGCTGCTTACCGCATCGCTAGGCTTTGGCCTCGTTGGGTTTCTCGACGATTACATCAAAATCGTCTTCAAGCGTTCGCTTGGCTTGACTGCGCGCCAGAAGCTGTTCGGGCAACTGCTATTTTCGATTATCGTCTGTGCGCAGCTGTACCAGATGCACCATAGCACGGAAATTATCGTTCCCGGCACGTCCTGGAGCTTCGATATGGGATGGTTTTATTATCCATTTGTCGTCATTATAATGTTCGCGGCCAGCAATTCGGTTAATTTCACCGATGGGCTGGACGGACTGCTCGCCGGTACAAGCGCGATTGCCTTTGGCGCATTTACAATTGTGGCGCTGCAGGTGTCGGCTTATGGCTCTGCCATTTTCTCGGCGGCGATGATTGGAGCTGTGCTCGGCTTTCTGATCTACAATGCCTATCCTGCCAAAGTGTTTATGGGGGATGCCGGCTCGCTGGGCATCGGCGGGGGTATTGCTGCGGTAGCGATTTTGACGAAAATGGAGCTGCTGCTCATTTTAATTGGCGGTATTTTCGTACTTGAAATGCTGTCGGTTATTTTGCAGGTGGGCTCCTTCAAGCTGCGCGGCAAGCGGATTTTCAAAATGAGTCCGATTCATCATCATTTTGAATTGTCCGGCTGGTCCGAGTGGCGCGTTGTATCCACGTTCTGGGCGGTTGGCCTCGTGTTTGCGGTGCTGTCGCTGCTGTTGATACGCGTATTTTAA
- the murD gene encoding UDP-N-acetylmuramoyl-L-alanine--D-glutamate ligase — translation MDHPASYRGRRVVVLGLARSGVSVAKVFHSYGAKVIVNDKKEQDQCPEAEELIALGISVLCGSHPDDLITADTALLVKNPGIPYEAPPIRQAAAAGVEIVTEVEVAYWLSPAPIIGITGSNGKTTTTTWIGELLEAAGKNPIVAGNIGRPLCEAAVEATKDNWLVAELSSFQLKGTSGFRPRVALLLNVVETHLDYHGGMEDYIDSKAKLFANQTAEDTAVLNWDDPVCQQLADRLDATIFPFSLYEKLSFGVAIEPPYVRTAASASSGEDEAAEVRHIVWNKQDGTQARLLEVGELGIPGRHNAANALAAIAGCLAAGALPEQLIETLRGFKGVEHRLEYVCEVNGVKYYNDSKATNPTATMMSAHSLTAPIVLIAGGLDRGSDYMELLPLFRDRVKGLVALGETRGKLGHVAELAGLAAVQLVEPVEDAEATLREAVRQAAALAAPGDIVLLSPACASWDMFTSYEQRGRIFKDSAHTL, via the coding sequence ATGGATCATCCGGCATCATACCGGGGCCGCCGCGTTGTGGTGCTTGGCCTGGCGAGAAGCGGAGTTAGCGTCGCAAAGGTGTTTCATTCCTATGGGGCGAAGGTAATAGTTAACGATAAGAAGGAGCAAGACCAATGTCCCGAAGCGGAGGAGCTAATCGCTTTGGGCATTTCTGTGCTTTGCGGTTCTCATCCAGACGATCTTATAACTGCTGATACAGCGCTGCTCGTTAAAAATCCGGGCATCCCTTATGAGGCTCCGCCTATCAGGCAGGCCGCAGCGGCAGGCGTCGAAATTGTGACCGAGGTGGAAGTAGCCTACTGGCTTTCACCGGCACCGATTATTGGTATTACAGGCTCTAATGGCAAAACGACGACGACAACCTGGATCGGCGAGCTGCTGGAGGCGGCGGGTAAAAATCCCATCGTAGCCGGCAACATTGGCCGTCCATTATGCGAAGCAGCAGTTGAGGCAACGAAGGACAACTGGCTTGTCGCCGAGCTGAGCAGCTTCCAGCTTAAAGGGACATCGGGCTTTCGTCCCCGCGTCGCCCTGCTGCTCAATGTAGTAGAGACGCATCTGGATTATCATGGCGGCATGGAAGATTACATAGATTCGAAGGCAAAGCTGTTTGCCAATCAGACGGCAGAGGATACGGCTGTGCTGAACTGGGATGATCCGGTTTGCCAGCAGCTTGCTGATCGTCTGGATGCTACTATTTTTCCCTTCTCGCTATATGAAAAGCTAAGCTTTGGGGTGGCGATTGAGCCTCCATACGTGAGGACAGCTGCGAGCGCTTCTTCAGGTGAAGATGAAGCTGCTGAAGTGCGCCATATCGTATGGAATAAGCAGGATGGGACGCAAGCGAGGCTGCTTGAAGTAGGCGAGCTTGGCATTCCAGGGCGCCATAATGCGGCAAATGCGCTTGCGGCCATTGCGGGATGTCTGGCAGCCGGAGCATTGCCGGAGCAGCTTATCGAGACGCTGCGGGGCTTTAAAGGTGTAGAACACAGGCTGGAGTATGTATGCGAAGTAAACGGGGTCAAATATTACAATGATTCCAAGGCTACGAATCCGACAGCGACGATGATGTCCGCTCACTCCTTGACTGCGCCAATCGTGCTGATTGCAGGCGGCCTTGATCGCGGCTCGGATTATATGGAGCTGCTGCCGCTGTTCCGTGACAGGGTCAAGGGGCTTGTAGCGCTCGGCGAGACACGCGGCAAGCTGGGGCATGTTGCGGAGCTGGCAGGTTTAGCAGCCGTTCAATTGGTCGAACCTGTTGAGGACGCCGAAGCGACCTTGCGCGAAGCGGTGCGGCAAGCTGCCGCGTTAGCAGCGCCAGGCGACATCGTATTGCTGTCGCCGGCCTGTGCAAGCTGGGATATGTTTACATCCTATGAGCAGCGCGGGCGCATTTTTAAAGATTCGGCGCATACCTTGTAA
- the spoVE gene encoding stage V sporulation protein E, whose protein sequence is MAKARSAPDVWMIVSIALILAIGIIMVYSASAVLAFHEFGDRYYYVKRQLLFAGLGVCALFFTMNMNYLVWRKWAKITLIICFVLLVIVLIPGVGVVRGGARSWLGISSFGIQPSEFMKLAMILFLAKWLSEKQQTITLFVKGLLPPLGMALLAFGLIMLQPDLGSGAVMVAASLLLIFTAGAQLKHLGLLALAGALGLVGLILAAPYRLQRISGFLDPWADPLGSGYQIIQSLYAIGPGGLVGLGLGMSRQKFSYLPEPQTDFIFSIVAEELGFIGGSALIVLFMIVVWRGIRTAIYAPDTFGSLLAVGITSIIGVQVLINIGVVIGMMPVTGITLPLVSYGGSSLTLLLTSLGILLNISRYSR, encoded by the coding sequence ATGGCCAAAGCCAGGTCTGCCCCGGACGTATGGATGATCGTCTCCATTGCGCTCATTCTGGCTATCGGAATCATTATGGTATACAGCGCGAGCGCAGTGCTCGCTTTTCATGAATTCGGAGACCGCTATTATTACGTCAAGCGCCAGCTGCTGTTTGCCGGTCTCGGCGTCTGTGCGCTTTTCTTCACCATGAATATGAATTATCTCGTTTGGCGCAAATGGGCAAAAATCACCTTAATTATTTGCTTCGTTCTGCTCGTCATTGTACTGATCCCCGGTGTGGGCGTCGTGCGCGGCGGAGCGCGAAGCTGGCTCGGCATTAGCTCGTTCGGCATTCAGCCTTCCGAATTCATGAAGCTGGCGATGATTTTGTTTTTGGCAAAATGGCTTTCCGAGAAGCAGCAGACAATTACGCTGTTCGTCAAGGGACTGCTTCCTCCGCTTGGGATGGCGCTGCTCGCCTTCGGCCTTATTATGCTGCAGCCGGATCTTGGCTCCGGCGCGGTTATGGTCGCGGCATCGCTGCTTTTGATCTTTACGGCAGGCGCACAGCTCAAGCATTTGGGACTGCTCGCGCTTGCAGGCGCCCTGGGGCTTGTCGGCCTTATTTTGGCTGCTCCCTATAGGCTGCAGCGTATCTCGGGCTTCCTTGATCCATGGGCGGATCCGCTAGGCTCAGGCTATCAAATTATTCAATCGCTATATGCGATTGGCCCAGGAGGGCTTGTCGGGCTTGGGCTTGGCATGAGCCGACAGAAGTTCAGTTATTTGCCGGAGCCGCAAACGGACTTTATTTTCTCCATCGTTGCAGAGGAGCTTGGTTTTATTGGTGGTTCAGCACTGATTGTACTGTTTATGATCGTGGTATGGCGCGGCATTCGAACGGCTATATATGCGCCTGATACGTTCGGCAGCTTGCTCGCAGTTGGCATCACGAGCATAATCGGCGTTCAAGTGCTCATTAATATCGGTGTCGTTATCGGAATGATGCCTGTAACGGGCATCACACTGCCGCTCGTCAGCTATGGCGGTTCATCGCTTACGCTTCTGCTCACATCGCTGGGCATTTTACTTAATATTTCACGTTATTCAAGGTGA
- the murB gene encoding UDP-N-acetylmuramate dehydrogenase, translating into MEHVAELLENAKIGKILINERLENHTTWKIGGPADILIIPDGKQQMMSAVRLLHENGIPWTHLGRGSNMLVSDKGIRGVVIKPRGGLDYVRFDGNTVHAGAAYSFIKLSVMSGKEGLTGLEFAGGIPGTVGGAVYMNAGAHGSDVSRIFKSAEILLGNGELVTYGPEDMQFSYRHSVLHERKGLVLSATFELAPGDRQEIAATLASYKERRLRTQPLQLACAGSVFRNPPGDYAARLIEEAGLKGHRVGAAEVSGLHANFIVNTGQATAEDVLTLMAHIQGVIADRYGISLVPEVLVVGER; encoded by the coding sequence ATGGAACATGTAGCTGAGCTGTTGGAAAATGCAAAAATTGGAAAAATACTCATTAATGAACGGCTGGAAAATCATACTACTTGGAAAATAGGCGGTCCTGCCGATATTCTTATTATACCGGATGGAAAGCAGCAAATGATGTCGGCTGTCCGGCTGCTTCATGAAAACGGCATACCGTGGACCCATTTGGGACGCGGCTCCAATATGCTGGTGAGCGACAAGGGCATTCGCGGCGTTGTCATTAAACCCCGGGGCGGACTGGATTATGTTCGCTTCGATGGGAACACTGTTCATGCCGGAGCGGCTTATTCCTTCATTAAATTGTCTGTGATGTCCGGTAAGGAAGGACTGACGGGCTTGGAATTTGCCGGTGGCATTCCGGGTACTGTAGGCGGGGCCGTCTATATGAATGCTGGTGCGCATGGATCGGATGTGTCGCGTATTTTCAAGTCAGCCGAGATTTTGCTGGGAAATGGTGAATTGGTAACCTACGGACCCGAGGATATGCAATTTTCTTACCGACACTCTGTGCTGCATGAGCGCAAAGGGCTCGTGCTTTCAGCGACCTTCGAGCTCGCGCCTGGAGACCGTCAGGAAATTGCTGCAACACTGGCCTCGTACAAGGAAAGGCGGCTGCGTACTCAGCCGCTGCAGCTGGCATGTGCGGGCAGCGTCTTCCGCAACCCGCCAGGCGATTATGCCGCCAGATTGATCGAGGAGGCGGGGCTTAAAGGCCACCGTGTAGGTGCAGCTGAAGTCTCCGGGCTGCATGCCAATTTTATCGTCAACACCGGGCAAGCGACAGCTGAAGATGTGCTTACCCTCATGGCTCACATTCAAGGCGTCATTGCGGATCGATATGGGATCAGCTTGGTGCCGGAAGTGCTGGTGGTGGGTGAGCGGTAA
- the murA gene encoding UDP-N-acetylglucosamine 1-carboxyvinyltransferase — protein MDKLVIEGGKPLSGTMVIQGAKNAALPILAASLLAEGETTLEHVPKLLDIDVMLSILRELGCHAEHEGDTVQLNTESLHLSHVPEKLMGQMRSSIFLMGPLLARFGEVQVYQPGGCAIGQRKIDLHLEGLRALGADIEEVGNRIICRADRLKGADIHLSFPSVGATENMMMAAVLAEGRTMITNAAREPEIQDLQRFLNAMGAEMIGAGTDTITINGVKSLSPCKYRIIPDRIVTGTLMVAAAATRGQITLLNTCPTHLSSLIHVLRRSGIQITTHDDIIKVSCASRPRAIERIVTSPYPAFPTDLQSQVMVLLALADGTSIMKETIFEGRLKHVDELSRMGADIRVDMNAAFIRGVPRLYGATVEATDLRAGAALVIAGLAAQGKTVVEQIHHIDRGYERIETMLSRLGARIARNSPVPQAPNN, from the coding sequence TTGGACAAATTGGTGATTGAAGGCGGGAAACCACTCTCAGGAACCATGGTTATCCAAGGAGCAAAAAATGCCGCTTTGCCAATATTGGCAGCCAGCTTATTGGCCGAAGGCGAAACGACGCTGGAGCATGTGCCAAAGCTGCTTGATATCGACGTCATGCTCAGCATACTGCGGGAACTCGGATGCCATGCGGAGCATGAGGGCGATACGGTACAGCTGAACACGGAAAGCCTTCATCTGTCCCATGTGCCGGAAAAGTTAATGGGTCAGATGCGCTCGTCCATCTTTCTAATGGGGCCGCTTCTTGCGAGGTTTGGTGAAGTTCAGGTGTATCAGCCTGGCGGCTGCGCAATTGGGCAGCGCAAAATTGATTTGCATCTGGAGGGGCTTCGGGCGCTCGGTGCTGATATTGAAGAAGTGGGCAATCGTATTATTTGCCGGGCAGATCGTCTCAAAGGTGCTGATATTCATTTAAGCTTCCCTAGTGTCGGAGCGACGGAGAATATGATGATGGCCGCGGTGCTTGCAGAAGGGCGAACGATGATTACGAATGCTGCTCGCGAGCCGGAAATTCAGGATTTGCAGCGGTTTCTGAATGCGATGGGTGCCGAGATGATCGGTGCTGGTACAGATACCATTACGATTAATGGCGTAAAGTCGCTTTCTCCCTGTAAGTACAGGATCATTCCTGATCGGATTGTAACCGGCACCTTAATGGTTGCGGCTGCTGCGACGCGCGGTCAAATTACTCTTCTGAATACTTGCCCCACCCACTTGTCTTCCTTAATACATGTGCTTCGTCGGTCAGGTATTCAAATCACTACCCACGATGATATAATAAAAGTTAGCTGTGCATCCCGACCCAGAGCCATTGAACGAATTGTTACTTCTCCATATCCTGCTTTTCCAACCGACCTGCAATCGCAAGTGATGGTGCTGCTGGCTCTTGCAGACGGAACAAGCATTATGAAGGAAACGATTTTCGAAGGCAGGCTGAAGCATGTTGACGAACTATCACGAATGGGTGCGGATATACGGGTTGATATGAATGCGGCTTTTATCCGGGGCGTTCCTCGTCTTTATGGAGCGACGGTGGAGGCAACGGACTTGCGCGCAGGGGCAGCGCTTGTAATTGCGGGCCTTGCTGCGCAAGGGAAGACGGTAGTGGAGCAAATACATCATATTGATCGGGGCTATGAGCGCATTGAAACGATGTTAAGCAGACTTGGAGCAAGAATTGCTCGCAATTCTCCTGTTCCTCAAGCTCCTAATAACTAG